A portion of the Rhodococcus pseudokoreensis genome contains these proteins:
- a CDS encoding PLP-dependent cysteine synthase family protein codes for MARFDSYIDTLGNTPLVGLPRLSPRWNGSNSVRLWAKLEDHNPTGSIKDRPALRMIEQAERDGRLTPGSTILESTSGNTGISLAMAAKLKGYQLICVMPENTSMERRQLLTMFGARIIDSPAAGGSNEAVAVAMRLSNENPDWVLLYQYGNPANAMAHYETTGPEILRDLPEITHFVAGLGTTGTLMGTGRFLREHVDGVEIVAAEPRFGEMVCGLRNIEEGFVPELYDESVLTRRFRVRHAEAIQRTRELIDVEGIFAGTSTGANLHAALDVAWSAVESGQRADIAFVVADGGWKYLSTGTYDPQVQVLEEAWER; via the coding sequence GTGGCAAGGTTCGATTCGTACATCGACACTCTCGGGAACACACCACTCGTCGGTCTGCCCCGGCTGTCGCCACGCTGGAACGGCAGCAACTCGGTGCGGTTGTGGGCCAAGCTCGAGGATCACAATCCCACCGGTTCGATCAAGGATCGCCCGGCGCTGCGCATGATCGAGCAGGCCGAACGGGACGGCCGTCTGACCCCGGGGTCGACGATTCTCGAATCGACCAGCGGAAACACCGGCATCTCCCTGGCCATGGCCGCAAAACTGAAGGGCTATCAGCTGATCTGCGTGATGCCCGAGAACACGTCGATGGAACGCCGCCAGCTCCTGACGATGTTCGGCGCCCGGATCATCGACTCCCCGGCCGCCGGTGGTTCCAACGAGGCCGTCGCCGTCGCGATGCGACTGTCGAACGAGAATCCGGACTGGGTGCTGCTCTACCAGTACGGCAACCCGGCCAACGCGATGGCGCATTACGAGACGACCGGGCCGGAGATCTTGCGGGACCTGCCCGAGATCACCCATTTCGTGGCGGGGCTCGGCACCACCGGAACCCTCATGGGAACGGGTCGGTTCCTCCGCGAACACGTCGACGGCGTCGAGATCGTGGCCGCGGAACCGCGCTTCGGCGAGATGGTCTGCGGTCTCCGCAACATCGAAGAAGGATTCGTACCGGAGTTGTACGACGAGTCGGTACTCACCCGTCGATTCCGGGTGCGTCACGCCGAGGCGATCCAGCGCACCCGCGAGTTGATCGACGTCGAGGGAATCTTCGCAGGCACGTCCACCGGCGCCAATCTCCATGCCGCACTCGATGTGGCGTGGTCCGCCGTCGAGTCGGGGCAGCGCGCCGACATCGCCTTCGTGGTCGCCGACGGCGGATGGAAATACCTCTCGACCGGAACCTACGACCCACAGGTCCAGGTCCTCGAAGAGGCCTGGGAACGGTAA
- a CDS encoding rhomboid family intramembrane serine protease, with amino-acid sequence MSSPFDSSRFGAPVPRGGASPAPARKSKPLWLQSAILVGTFTMLLYVIEIADVASDERLEDNGVQPRTIDGLWGILFAPVLHDDWAHLFANTVPLLVLGFLVLLSGIARGLAATGIVWVVGGVGTWLTGGSYSNHIGASVLIFGWLAYLLVRGVFARNLGQILVGVVVFVVYGSLLWGVLPSTPGVSWQGHLFGAVGGVLAAWLLSADARKQRARKAVGPQSFG; translated from the coding sequence ATGAGTTCGCCGTTCGACTCCTCGCGATTCGGCGCGCCGGTGCCGAGGGGTGGCGCGTCGCCGGCCCCCGCGCGCAAGTCGAAGCCGCTGTGGCTGCAGTCCGCGATCCTCGTCGGCACGTTCACGATGCTGCTGTACGTCATCGAGATCGCCGACGTGGCGTCCGACGAGCGACTCGAAGACAACGGCGTCCAGCCGCGCACGATCGACGGGCTGTGGGGAATTCTGTTCGCCCCGGTCCTCCACGACGACTGGGCGCACCTGTTCGCGAACACCGTCCCACTGCTGGTCCTCGGGTTCCTCGTGCTGCTGTCGGGCATCGCCCGCGGACTCGCCGCCACCGGGATCGTCTGGGTGGTCGGCGGTGTGGGCACCTGGTTGACCGGCGGATCCTATTCCAACCACATCGGCGCCTCCGTCCTGATCTTCGGCTGGCTCGCCTACCTGCTGGTTCGAGGAGTCTTCGCCCGCAACCTCGGCCAGATCCTCGTCGGCGTGGTGGTGTTCGTCGTGTACGGCAGTCTGCTGTGGGGTGTGCTGCCGAGCACGCCCGGGGTGTCCTGGCAGGGGCATCTGTTCGGCGCCGTCGGCGGGGTCCTCGCAGCCTGGCTGCTCTCCGCCGACGCCAGGAAGCAGCGGGCGCGGAAAGCGGTAGGGCCGCAATCGTTCGGATGA
- a CDS encoding MoaD/ThiS family protein, which translates to MAVTVSIPTILRSHTGGEKRVEATGPTLSAVIDDLDGNYGGIKDRLIDGGRLHRFVNVYVNDEDVRFSGGLDTEVADGDSVTILPAVAGG; encoded by the coding sequence ATGGCTGTCACAGTTTCGATCCCCACCATCCTGCGTTCCCACACCGGCGGCGAGAAGCGAGTGGAGGCAACAGGTCCCACACTTTCCGCCGTCATCGACGACCTCGACGGCAACTACGGCGGCATCAAGGACCGCCTGATCGACGGCGGCCGGCTGCACCGGTTCGTCAACGTGTACGTCAACGACGAGGACGTCCGATTCTCGGGCGGACTCGACACCGAGGTGGCCGACGGGGATTCCGTGACCATCCTGCCCGCCGTCGCCGGAGGCTGA
- a CDS encoding Mov34/MPN/PAD-1 family protein — protein MALTEVDDVLVIRSDFVEAMVAHARADHPDEACGVIAGPEGSDRPERHIPMINAERSPTFYRFDSGEQLKVWRAMDDADEVPVVIYHSHTATEAYPSRTDISFASEPDAHYVLISTRDPDAHELRSYRIVDGVVTEEPVDVVQSYKFAHTSVADVPDK, from the coding sequence ATGGCGCTCACGGAGGTGGATGACGTGCTGGTGATTCGATCGGACTTCGTCGAGGCGATGGTCGCGCACGCGCGGGCCGACCACCCGGACGAAGCGTGCGGGGTCATCGCCGGGCCCGAGGGCTCCGACCGCCCCGAACGGCACATCCCGATGATCAACGCCGAACGTTCGCCGACGTTCTACCGATTCGACTCCGGTGAGCAGCTGAAGGTGTGGCGGGCGATGGACGACGCCGACGAAGTGCCCGTCGTGATCTACCACTCGCACACCGCCACCGAGGCGTATCCCAGCCGGACCGACATCTCCTTCGCATCCGAACCGGACGCCCACTACGTGCTCATCTCCACCCGCGACCCCGACGCCCACGAACTTCGCAGCTACCGCATCGTCGACGGCGTCGTCACCGAGGAACCCGTCGACGTGGTGCAGAGCTACAAGTTCGCCCACACTTCGGTGGCGGACGTCCCCGACAAGTGA
- a CDS encoding nicotinate phosphoribosyltransferase translates to MTPGYDAPPPGDTAAYSGRVSRDSTALFTDQYELTMLSAALADGSAHRRCSFEVFARRLPDGRRYGVVAGTARLVAALSNFRFGEPELEIVSRFLDDATVAWLRDYRFSGDIDGYREGDFYFPGSPILSVRGTFAECVLLETLILSILNHDSAIASAAARMVSAADGRPMIEMGSRRTHEESAVAASRAAYLAGFTATSNLEAVRRHGVPGAGTSAHAFTLLHTTPDGPDEAAAFRAQVAALGVGTTLLVDTYDITAGVETAVEVAGPGLGGVRIDSGDLGVLARQVRGQLDGLGATGTKIVVSGDLDEYAIAALRAEPVDVYGVGTSVVVGSGAPTAGMVYKLVEVDGIPVEKRSSNKASRGGVKKAVRFARDTGTLVEEVVYPAHSDAPGATGLEVTELLVPLVRGGETACRATTLEDSRSLLAAGLVSLPWEGLKLSHGEPAIPVRFAEPESRRAP, encoded by the coding sequence ATGACACCAGGGTACGACGCTCCACCGCCCGGCGACACCGCGGCTTACAGTGGCCGGGTGTCCAGAGACAGCACCGCCTTGTTCACCGACCAGTACGAGTTGACGATGCTGTCGGCGGCCCTCGCCGACGGTTCCGCCCACCGTCGCTGCAGCTTCGAGGTGTTCGCCCGCCGCCTTCCGGACGGTCGCCGCTACGGAGTCGTCGCCGGCACCGCCCGCCTGGTCGCGGCGCTGTCGAACTTCCGCTTCGGCGAACCGGAACTCGAGATCGTCTCCCGCTTCCTCGACGACGCCACCGTCGCCTGGCTGCGTGACTATCGGTTCAGCGGAGACATCGACGGCTACCGCGAGGGCGACTTCTACTTTCCCGGCTCCCCCATCCTGTCGGTCCGCGGAACGTTCGCCGAGTGCGTGCTGCTCGAGACGCTGATCCTGTCGATCCTCAACCACGACAGCGCGATCGCGTCCGCCGCCGCACGGATGGTCAGCGCCGCCGACGGGCGCCCGATGATCGAGATGGGGTCGCGGCGCACCCACGAGGAATCGGCGGTCGCGGCCTCGCGTGCCGCGTACCTGGCGGGTTTCACGGCCACGTCGAACCTGGAGGCGGTCCGCAGGCACGGCGTGCCCGGTGCGGGCACCAGTGCGCACGCGTTCACCCTGTTGCACACCACCCCGGACGGGCCGGACGAGGCGGCGGCGTTCCGCGCGCAGGTCGCGGCACTCGGAGTGGGAACCACACTCCTCGTCGACACGTACGACATCACCGCCGGTGTCGAGACGGCGGTCGAGGTGGCGGGCCCCGGACTCGGGGGTGTCCGGATCGACTCCGGTGATCTGGGTGTCCTCGCCCGGCAGGTGCGCGGGCAACTCGACGGCCTCGGGGCGACCGGGACGAAGATCGTGGTGTCCGGCGACCTCGACGAGTACGCCATCGCCGCGTTGCGGGCCGAACCGGTCGACGTCTACGGGGTCGGCACGTCCGTCGTCGTCGGGTCGGGTGCGCCGACGGCGGGAATGGTCTACAAACTCGTCGAGGTGGACGGTATCCCCGTCGAGAAGCGGAGCAGCAACAAGGCGTCGCGGGGCGGCGTCAAGAAGGCGGTACGGTTCGCCCGCGACACCGGAACCCTGGTGGAGGAGGTCGTGTACCCGGCCCACTCCGACGCACCCGGCGCGACCGGACTCGAGGTGACAGAACTGCTGGTCCCGCTCGTGCGGGGCGGTGAGACCGCCTGCAGGGCGACTACCCTGGAGGACAGCAGATCCCTCCTTGCAGCGGGCCTCGTCAGCCTCCCGTGGGAGGGTTTGAAGCTCTCCCACGGCGAGCCCGCGATCCCCGTGCGCTTCGCCGAACCGGAATCCAGGAGGGCACCGTGA
- the clpS gene encoding ATP-dependent Clp protease adapter ClpS, whose product MAHCSTTAPFVDAMPASPQVTPAESEVVEVDEANDRPWVTVVWDDPVNLMHYVTYIFQKLFGYSKAKATELMMQVHSEGKAVVSSGSRDKVENDVRKLHAAGLWATMQRDSS is encoded by the coding sequence ATGGCTCATTGCTCGACGACAGCTCCATTCGTGGATGCCATGCCGGCATCGCCGCAGGTCACCCCTGCAGAGTCGGAGGTCGTCGAGGTCGATGAAGCCAATGATCGTCCCTGGGTCACCGTCGTGTGGGACGATCCGGTGAATTTGATGCACTACGTCACCTACATTTTTCAGAAGCTCTTCGGGTACAGCAAAGCGAAGGCGACGGAATTGATGATGCAGGTGCATTCCGAGGGGAAGGCCGTGGTGTCGAGCGGCTCCCGCGACAAGGTCGAAAACGATGTACGCAAGCTGCACGCGGCGGGCCTGTGGGCCACGATGCAGCGGGACAGCAGCTAA
- the rph gene encoding ribonuclease PH yields the protein MTTREDGRADDELREVKITRGFTTHPAGSVLVEFGNTRVMCTASVEDGVPRWRQGSGLGWLTAEYAMLPAATHTRSGRESVKGKVGGRTQEISRLVGRSLRACIDLAAIGENTIALDCDVLQADGGTRTAAITGAYVALVDAVTYLRAAGRLADPQPISCGIAAVSVGVVDGRVRLDLPYEEDSRAEVDMNVVATDTGTLVEIQGTGEGATFPRSTLDKLLDSALAGCEQLFEIQKAALELPYPGELPEPKVPETSKKKFGS from the coding sequence GTGACCACACGAGAAGACGGCAGGGCGGACGACGAACTCCGCGAGGTCAAGATCACCCGAGGCTTCACCACTCATCCCGCGGGATCGGTGCTGGTGGAATTCGGAAACACCCGGGTGATGTGCACCGCCAGCGTCGAGGACGGCGTTCCCCGCTGGCGTCAGGGCTCCGGGCTCGGCTGGCTGACCGCCGAATACGCCATGCTGCCCGCCGCCACCCACACCCGCAGCGGCCGAGAGTCCGTCAAGGGCAAGGTCGGGGGACGCACCCAGGAGATCAGCCGGCTCGTCGGACGCTCCCTCCGCGCCTGCATCGATCTCGCCGCCATCGGTGAGAACACCATCGCCCTCGACTGCGATGTCCTGCAGGCCGACGGCGGAACCCGCACTGCCGCCATCACTGGCGCGTACGTGGCCCTCGTCGACGCGGTGACCTACCTCCGTGCCGCGGGCCGCCTCGCCGACCCGCAGCCCATCTCCTGCGGCATCGCCGCGGTGAGTGTGGGCGTCGTCGACGGCCGTGTGCGCCTCGACCTGCCGTACGAGGAGGACTCGCGCGCCGAGGTCGACATGAACGTGGTGGCCACCGACACCGGCACCCTCGTCGAGATCCAGGGCACCGGCGAAGGCGCGACCTTCCCGCGGAGCACGCTCGACAAACTGCTGGATTCCGCACTCGCAGGCTGCGAGCAGCTGTTCGAGATCCAGAAGGCGGCACTCGAACTGCCCTATCCCGGTGAGCTTCCCGAGCCGAAGGTCCCGGAGACGTCGAAGAAGAAGTTCGGGAGCTAG
- a CDS encoding transcriptional regulator, whose product MSGNRKQRRPALILLVVVGAVGCLALGWWQWQRFEAVGGTGQNLGYAFQWPLFAAFLVYAYRRFVQLEDAEPADTTDVPDAPAELREIPADVLPPRPAAAEDDDPDDLESLQISQYNQYLAELSARETDRSTT is encoded by the coding sequence GTGTCCGGTAACCGTAAGCAACGCCGCCCCGCGCTGATCCTGTTGGTGGTCGTCGGGGCTGTCGGGTGCCTCGCACTCGGCTGGTGGCAGTGGCAACGGTTCGAGGCGGTGGGCGGAACGGGCCAGAATCTCGGGTATGCGTTCCAATGGCCACTGTTCGCAGCGTTCCTGGTCTACGCCTACCGGCGATTCGTGCAGCTCGAGGACGCCGAGCCGGCAGACACGACCGATGTCCCGGACGCGCCCGCTGAACTGCGGGAAATTCCTGCGGACGTCCTGCCCCCTCGCCCCGCTGCGGCCGAGGACGACGATCCGGACGACCTCGAGAGCCTGCAGATTTCGCAGTACAACCAGTACCTCGCCGAGCTGTCCGCTCGCGAGACCGATAGGAGCACCACGTGA
- a CDS encoding DUF3817 domain-containing protein — translation MSTGQDETTAGSVADTAKQKKVAPALLRYRVLAYATGVWLLVLTAEVVAKYIFKVDNLPTWIAVVHGWVYFVYLLVTLDLAVKVRWPAGRTVGTLLAGTIPFLSFYVEHQRTKQVRRDFEL, via the coding sequence GTGAGCACGGGCCAAGACGAGACGACTGCCGGTTCGGTCGCAGATACCGCGAAGCAGAAGAAAGTTGCTCCCGCGCTGCTGCGCTACCGAGTTCTCGCCTACGCCACCGGTGTGTGGCTGCTGGTCCTCACCGCGGAGGTAGTGGCCAAATACATCTTCAAGGTCGACAACCTGCCCACATGGATCGCGGTGGTTCACGGCTGGGTGTACTTCGTCTACCTGCTGGTGACGCTCGACCTGGCGGTCAAGGTGCGCTGGCCCGCGGGCCGGACGGTCGGAACGCTCCTCGCGGGCACCATCCCGTTCCTGTCGTTCTACGTGGAGCATCAGCGGACCAAGCAGGTCCGCCGCGACTTCGAACTCTGA
- a CDS encoding PLP-dependent cysteine synthase family protein — protein sequence MARFDSLIDTLGDTPLVGLPRLSPSWTGTSPVRLWAKLEDRNPTGSVKDRPALRMIEQAENDGTLTPGATILEPTSGNTGISLAMAAKLKGYHLICVMPENTSVERRQLLTMFGAEIIDSPARGGSNQAVALAKELSAEHPDWVMLYQYGNPANALAHYETTGPEILRDLPEITHFVAGLGTTGTLMGVGRYLREHVDGIEIVAAEPRYGELVYGLRNIDEGFVPELYDESVLTSRFSVGPAAAVRRTRQLIDNEGIFAGISTGAILHAALGVARKAVKAERAADIAFIVADGGWKYLSTGAYGGTVEEAEEALEGQLWA from the coding sequence GTGGCGCGGTTCGATTCGCTCATCGACACCCTCGGCGACACACCCCTGGTCGGGCTGCCGCGCCTGTCGCCGAGCTGGACCGGCACCTCGCCGGTCCGCCTGTGGGCGAAGCTCGAGGACCGCAACCCCACCGGTTCGGTGAAGGACCGTCCCGCCCTCCGCATGATCGAACAGGCCGAGAACGACGGCACCCTGACACCCGGCGCGACTATCCTGGAACCGACCAGCGGGAACACCGGCATCTCCCTGGCGATGGCCGCGAAACTCAAGGGCTACCACCTCATCTGCGTGATGCCCGAGAACACGTCCGTCGAACGCAGGCAACTGCTCACGATGTTCGGCGCCGAGATCATCGACTCACCGGCGCGCGGCGGCTCGAATCAGGCTGTGGCCCTGGCCAAGGAGCTGTCCGCGGAGCACCCCGACTGGGTGATGCTGTACCAGTACGGCAATCCCGCGAACGCGCTGGCGCACTACGAGACGACGGGGCCGGAGATCCTGCGGGACCTGCCCGAGATCACTCACTTCGTGGCCGGCCTCGGCACCACCGGAACCCTGATGGGCGTGGGTCGCTACCTCCGCGAACACGTCGACGGCATCGAGATCGTCGCGGCGGAACCCCGCTACGGGGAACTCGTGTACGGCCTCCGCAACATCGACGAGGGCTTCGTACCCGAACTGTACGACGAGTCCGTCCTCACCTCGCGGTTCTCCGTCGGCCCCGCCGCCGCGGTCCGCCGCACCCGGCAACTCATCGACAACGAAGGCATCTTCGCGGGCATTTCCACCGGCGCGATCCTCCACGCCGCGCTGGGAGTCGCGCGCAAAGCGGTCAAGGCCGAACGCGCCGCCGACATCGCGTTCATCGTCGCCGACGGCGGATGGAAATATCTGTCGACCGGCGCCTACGGCGGTACGGTCGAGGAAGCGGAAGAAGCACTGGAAGGGCAGCTGTGGGCATGA
- a CDS encoding P1 family peptidase, producing the protein MTGTTPGRTDSLVDVVGLSVGHHHRLDPDATLGSGAATGCTVVLAPHGATGAVDVRGGGPGTRETDLLDPSHSVRKVHAIVLTGGSAYGLAAADGVMRWLEEHGHGIGMGEPDQVVPIVPAAVIFDLPVGDWRTRPTAEFGYRAADSASHTVLSGSVGAGVGARAGAIKGGVGTASVVITDGPAKGITVSALMVANPVGTVFDPSTGLPWGVATVGAAAFGLRPPVAAEVSAARELMAKSTVLNTTIGVVATDAALGKAAMRRVAVAGHDGLARAIRPAHSPLDGDTIFALATGIHPVHHPAGVPDAFPPELPVVDAVCTAAAEVVEKAVVDAVLSATPVAGIPTYRELFPSALRS; encoded by the coding sequence GTGACGGGCACGACGCCGGGCCGCACCGATTCGCTCGTCGATGTGGTCGGCCTGAGCGTCGGGCACCACCACCGACTCGATCCGGACGCCACACTCGGCAGCGGTGCCGCCACCGGATGCACCGTCGTCCTCGCGCCACACGGCGCGACCGGTGCGGTCGACGTCCGAGGCGGCGGGCCGGGCACCCGCGAAACCGACCTCCTCGACCCCAGTCACAGCGTCCGGAAGGTGCACGCGATCGTCCTCACCGGCGGCAGCGCATACGGGCTCGCCGCCGCGGACGGCGTCATGCGGTGGCTGGAGGAGCACGGTCACGGAATCGGTATGGGGGAGCCCGATCAGGTGGTCCCGATCGTCCCCGCCGCCGTGATCTTCGATCTGCCGGTCGGCGACTGGCGCACTCGTCCCACCGCCGAATTCGGTTACCGGGCAGCAGATTCCGCTTCGCACACGGTGCTCTCCGGTTCGGTGGGCGCCGGGGTCGGGGCGCGCGCGGGGGCGATCAAGGGCGGGGTCGGAACGGCGAGCGTCGTCATCACGGACGGTCCGGCGAAGGGCATCACCGTATCCGCGCTGATGGTGGCCAATCCCGTCGGAACCGTGTTCGATCCGTCGACCGGACTGCCGTGGGGCGTCGCCACCGTGGGCGCAGCCGCGTTCGGGCTCCGGCCGCCGGTCGCCGCCGAGGTGTCGGCGGCACGCGAACTGATGGCCAAGAGCACCGTTCTCAACACGACCATCGGGGTCGTCGCGACCGACGCCGCCCTCGGCAAGGCGGCGATGCGCCGCGTCGCCGTGGCCGGACACGACGGGCTCGCCCGCGCGATCCGGCCCGCGCATTCGCCGCTCGACGGCGACACGATCTTCGCGCTCGCCACCGGCATCCACCCGGTGCACCACCCGGCCGGCGTGCCCGACGCGTTCCCACCCGAACTGCCCGTCGTCGACGCCGTCTGCACGGCGGCCGCCGAAGTGGTGGAGAAGGCCGTCGTCGACGCCGTCCTCAGCGCCACCCCGGTCGCGGGAATTCCCACGTACCGCGAACTGTTCCCCTCGGCACTGCGTTCCTGA
- a CDS encoding isochorismatase family protein, giving the protein MTENTDARRALLVVDVQNDFCEGGSLAVEGGSAVAAAISHFLAGAEYDAIAATIDHHIDPGHHFSEEPDYVDTWPVHCKSGTHGAEFHPGLDRSRIESVFSKGEFSAAYSGFEGTNSDGHSLEKWLRAAGATEVDIVGIATDHCVVATALDAVAAGFPTRVLLPLTAGVAPATVEAAITAMRAAGVRLVGRDADVPSDRVTISDVGPE; this is encoded by the coding sequence GTGACCGAGAACACCGACGCCCGGCGGGCACTGCTCGTGGTCGACGTCCAGAACGACTTCTGCGAGGGCGGCTCCCTCGCCGTCGAGGGCGGTTCCGCCGTCGCGGCGGCGATCAGCCACTTCCTGGCCGGAGCCGAGTACGACGCGATCGCGGCTACCATCGACCACCACATCGACCCGGGCCATCACTTCTCCGAAGAACCGGACTACGTCGACACCTGGCCGGTGCACTGCAAATCGGGAACCCACGGCGCGGAGTTCCACCCGGGCCTCGACCGGAGCCGCATCGAGTCGGTGTTCTCCAAGGGCGAGTTCTCGGCGGCGTACTCGGGCTTCGAGGGCACGAACTCCGACGGCCACAGCCTGGAGAAATGGCTGCGTGCGGCCGGGGCCACCGAGGTCGACATCGTGGGGATCGCCACCGATCACTGCGTGGTCGCGACGGCACTCGACGCCGTGGCGGCCGGCTTTCCGACGCGCGTGCTCCTCCCCCTCACCGCGGGCGTGGCGCCCGCAACCGTCGAGGCCGCGATCACCGCGATGCGGGCCGCCGGGGTGCGCCTCGTGGGACGCGACGCGGACGTCCCCT
- a CDS encoding cyclic nucleotide-degrading phosphodiesterase, which translates to MRITVLGCSGSVSGPDSPASGYLLTAPDTPPLVLDFGPGVLGALQRFADPGEVSVLLSHLHADHCLDLPGLLVWRRYHPNPPTGRALVYGPSDTARRIGVASAECGGDIDDISDTIDLHHWADGEQVTIGDLTVTARRVNHPPEAYGFRLTNGAGRTLVYTGDTGMCEEVIELARDADVLLAEASWTHSPDRPEGIHLSGTEAGQVAHRAGVAELLLTHIPPWTSREDVIAEAKAEFSGPVHAVSAGGVYTV; encoded by the coding sequence ATGCGCATTACCGTCCTGGGATGTTCAGGGAGCGTCTCCGGACCAGACTCACCTGCATCGGGTTATCTGTTGACCGCGCCGGACACACCGCCGCTCGTCCTCGACTTCGGGCCCGGTGTCCTCGGTGCGCTCCAACGGTTCGCCGATCCCGGCGAGGTGTCCGTCCTCCTCAGCCACCTGCACGCCGACCACTGCCTGGACCTCCCCGGACTGCTCGTCTGGCGTCGCTACCATCCGAATCCGCCGACGGGACGCGCCCTCGTCTACGGTCCGTCCGACACCGCCCGCCGGATCGGCGTCGCGTCCGCGGAATGCGGCGGCGATATCGACGACATCTCCGACACGATCGATCTGCACCACTGGGCCGACGGTGAACAGGTCACGATCGGCGACCTCACCGTCACGGCGCGGCGGGTCAACCACCCGCCCGAGGCCTACGGGTTCCGCCTGACCAACGGCGCCGGACGAACCCTCGTCTACACCGGCGACACCGGCATGTGCGAGGAAGTGATCGAACTCGCCCGCGACGCCGACGTGCTGCTCGCCGAGGCGTCGTGGACACACAGCCCGGACCGGCCCGAAGGAATCCACCTCTCGGGCACCGAGGCCGGCCAGGTGGCACACCGCGCCGGTGTCGCCGAACTGCTGCTGACCCACATCCCCCCGTGGACGTCCCGCGAGGACGTCATCGCCGAGGCCAAGGCCGAATTCTCCGGTCCCGTGCACGCAGTGTCCGCCGGCGGCGTCTACACCGTCTGA
- a CDS encoding DUF2017 domain-containing protein codes for MRMWSRKNSLGGMKLRSEMDEHEATVLRSLVASVLGLLEERAASAPADELAALTGMRTGNTTAPDEEVLARLLPDFHRPDMDAPDDDEIRAESKADVNGALRGLHEPEIIDAKLAAGSVILHTVPENGGKVLLTPEQADAWLSGLNDVRLALGTNLGIDADTPDELDPNDPRAPHLDIYHWLTWMQDSLVQALAP; via the coding sequence GTGCGGATGTGGAGCAGGAAGAACTCGCTCGGGGGCATGAAGCTGCGCTCGGAGATGGACGAGCACGAGGCAACGGTGCTGCGATCGCTGGTCGCCTCCGTCCTCGGCCTCCTCGAGGAGCGGGCGGCGTCGGCGCCGGCTGACGAACTCGCCGCGCTCACCGGGATGCGGACGGGCAACACGACGGCACCCGACGAGGAGGTCCTCGCCCGGCTGCTGCCCGACTTCCACCGCCCCGACATGGACGCGCCGGACGACGACGAGATCCGCGCCGAGTCGAAGGCCGACGTCAACGGTGCGCTGCGCGGACTCCACGAACCGGAGATCATCGACGCCAAACTGGCCGCGGGCTCGGTCATCCTTCACACCGTCCCGGAGAACGGCGGCAAGGTTCTGCTCACGCCGGAGCAGGCCGACGCCTGGCTCAGCGGTCTCAACGACGTCCGGCTGGCGCTGGGGACCAATCTGGGCATCGACGCCGACACGCCCGACGAACTCGATCCGAATGATCCCCGCGCACCGCATCTCGACATCTACCACTGGCTGACCTGGATGCAGGACTCGCTCGTTCAGGCACTGGCACCGTGA
- the rdgB gene encoding RdgB/HAM1 family non-canonical purine NTP pyrophosphatase — MPETTRVLVASRNAKKLRELHRVLAAAGVDGIELVGLDAVPEYPEAPETGATFEENALAKARDGAAATGLPCVADDSGIEVDALNGMPGILSARWSGTHGNDPANTALVLAQLADVPQDRRGAAFVSACALVVPGGEETVVRGEWRGSVAGQPVGDGGFGYDPVFVPEGDTRSAAQLSPEEKDASSHRGRALVQLVPALAALTGR, encoded by the coding sequence GTGCCGGAAACCACACGGGTGCTGGTGGCGAGCCGCAACGCGAAGAAACTCCGGGAACTGCATCGCGTGCTCGCGGCGGCCGGTGTCGACGGGATCGAACTGGTCGGACTCGACGCCGTGCCCGAGTACCCCGAAGCCCCCGAAACCGGTGCGACGTTCGAGGAGAACGCTCTCGCGAAAGCACGCGACGGCGCCGCCGCCACCGGATTGCCCTGCGTCGCAGACGATTCCGGAATCGAGGTGGACGCCCTGAACGGTATGCCCGGAATCCTGTCCGCCCGCTGGTCGGGCACCCATGGAAACGATCCCGCGAACACCGCATTGGTCCTGGCTCAGCTCGCCGACGTGCCCCAAGACCGCAGGGGAGCGGCGTTCGTCTCGGCGTGCGCGCTCGTGGTACCCGGCGGCGAGGAAACGGTGGTCCGGGGCGAATGGCGGGGCAGCGTCGCCGGTCAGCCGGTCGGCGACGGCGGATTCGGCTACGACCCGGTATTCGTGCCCGAAGGGGACACCCGATCGGCCGCCCAGCTCTCACCCGAGGAGAAGGACGCCTCCTCGCATCGAGGGCGGGCGCTCGTCCAACTCGTCCCCGCCCTGGCGGCGCTCACCGGGCGCTGA